The following proteins are encoded in a genomic region of Sorangiineae bacterium MSr12523:
- a CDS encoding TolC family protein yields MARMRGALSLVLAAFVAGGSLLAAQSAPAATATAAPGASKPRQYTLAECLALAERNHPNLWAARARIDGFRAQLDEAHWTPFWQWSGGASLTSIADARGAAPYTTATSNALNTSFADGFNPWFRMNLSGGIPLYTFGKIDWIGRAAEAQVRAGEWESEKFRQQTRADVRRAYYGVMLGRDMSATYVEMTSKIDKVLASITEKLERGDPGVDEGSRARLDIYRDTLEWRAGDPRKRETVSMSTLRFMTGVQTDFDVVHAPLGRPEGDVAPVVTYLTAARLYRPDTNQARAGIAARRAQLEFAQARLFPDIALGFGAGINIARNAEIQNGWVFNPFNSNGFYFGGPLLRVQWTPDILPGLARIEFAAAQLEEVRALQRLALGGVAVEVENAYGVVLETRQREDRFGHAEGVTKRWLEKVQGEVERGAKDTAALTEPLQLYLEARVNHLYALVDYDIALAELARVTGWDAAATPGAVR; encoded by the coding sequence ATGGCTCGGATGCGTGGCGCTCTTTCTCTCGTTCTTGCTGCTTTCGTCGCAGGCGGTTCCCTGCTCGCAGCGCAGTCTGCGCCGGCCGCCACCGCGACCGCTGCACCGGGCGCCTCCAAGCCGCGCCAGTACACCCTGGCGGAGTGCCTCGCGCTCGCGGAGCGCAACCACCCGAATCTGTGGGCGGCGCGCGCGCGCATCGATGGCTTCCGCGCGCAACTCGACGAGGCGCATTGGACGCCTTTTTGGCAGTGGAGCGGCGGCGCGAGCCTGACCAGCATCGCCGATGCGCGTGGAGCGGCGCCTTACACGACGGCCACCTCCAACGCGCTCAATACGAGCTTTGCCGACGGCTTCAATCCTTGGTTCCGCATGAACCTGAGCGGCGGCATTCCGCTCTACACCTTCGGGAAGATCGACTGGATCGGCCGCGCCGCCGAGGCGCAAGTTCGCGCCGGCGAGTGGGAGAGCGAGAAATTCCGCCAGCAAACGCGGGCCGACGTGCGACGGGCGTACTACGGCGTGATGCTCGGACGCGACATGAGCGCCACGTACGTCGAGATGACGAGCAAGATCGACAAGGTGCTCGCGTCGATCACCGAGAAGCTCGAACGCGGCGACCCCGGTGTCGACGAAGGATCGCGCGCGCGACTCGACATCTACCGCGACACCCTGGAGTGGCGCGCAGGCGATCCCCGAAAGCGCGAGACCGTCTCCATGAGCACGCTGCGCTTCATGACCGGTGTGCAAACCGATTTCGACGTCGTACACGCGCCGCTCGGCCGCCCCGAAGGAGACGTCGCCCCCGTCGTGACGTACCTCACGGCGGCGCGGCTGTATCGGCCGGATACGAACCAGGCACGGGCCGGCATCGCGGCGCGCCGCGCGCAGCTCGAGTTCGCGCAGGCGCGCTTGTTTCCGGATATCGCGCTGGGCTTCGGCGCCGGGATCAACATCGCCCGCAATGCCGAGATTCAGAACGGCTGGGTCTTCAACCCCTTCAACAGCAACGGCTTTTATTTCGGCGGTCCCCTGCTGAGGGTGCAGTGGACGCCGGACATCCTACCGGGACTGGCCCGCATCGAGTTCGCAGCCGCGCAGCTCGAAGAGGTGCGCGCGCTGCAGCGGCTCGCGCTCGGAGGCGTGGCCGTCGAGGTGGAGAACGCCTACGGCGTCGTGCTCGAGACGCGGCAGCGCGAAGACCGGTTCGGACATGCCGAGGGCGTCACCAAGAGGTGGCTCGAGAAGGTACAGGGCGAGGTGGAACGCGGAGCGAAGGACACCGCGGCCCTCACCGAGCCGCTGCAGCTTTACCTCGAGGCCCGCGTCAATCACCTGTACGCGCTCGTGGACTACGACATTGCGCTGGCCGAGCTGGCACGCGTGACGGGTTGGGACGCCGCAGCGACGCCCGGCGCCGTCCGTTAG
- a CDS encoding ATP-binding protein: MSKARLTRQELGWLLTQEAAGAAERLRMGVQVLNASGAAAAAEPASLDATLNALDDAMKMLSSLHSRPSAVRGRRGRIDLAALIWEVAPEARVSIEPGSGTEVFGDEAEIRRMLHVLAGQGTGGGAAITIRREEDEVRVAVVLGPDSSVTADTERAWMSRMAVRYGGRYELEGGAEVLSLPADGVSERNEREALRKELDEARKQGEAYARELAQVYTQEAVAGGVPSTVPPPHPSEPAAERLAALSRFSAGVAAELRSILSPAARQLPVRPARSSQPQLGQVVGQSSSSIALAENPEERWEVVRRALVRAQDFVGGLAHLGELDSEEPHTDVDLVETARSVVSALSGRADRSGVLLHVSTRLEGIAAPVSHERGRVLATDPQAGLVDAKDSERAPVSERSRGEELPVRSAPRALSVLLRELVGQAIASSPRGASVTITITNAEADGPRICVEDAGAPLPASARRSFVGLDIEPGTHGRATSVPLYVANEIAGWLGVSLELADAEAGGLRIIVTFPRGTLAR, translated from the coding sequence ATGTCGAAAGCGCGGCTTACACGTCAGGAGCTAGGCTGGCTGCTCACCCAAGAAGCCGCCGGCGCCGCAGAGCGGTTGCGCATGGGGGTGCAGGTCCTCAACGCATCGGGTGCCGCGGCCGCCGCCGAGCCGGCATCGCTCGATGCCACCTTGAACGCGCTCGATGACGCGATGAAGATGCTTTCATCGCTGCACTCGCGGCCTTCCGCGGTGCGTGGGCGTCGCGGACGCATCGATCTCGCCGCGCTCATCTGGGAGGTGGCCCCCGAGGCCCGCGTCTCCATCGAGCCAGGCAGCGGGACCGAGGTGTTCGGCGACGAGGCCGAAATTCGCCGCATGCTGCACGTGTTGGCGGGGCAGGGGACGGGCGGCGGCGCCGCCATCACCATCCGGCGCGAAGAGGACGAGGTGCGGGTCGCCGTCGTTCTGGGCCCGGACAGCTCGGTCACCGCCGACACGGAGCGCGCATGGATGAGCCGCATGGCCGTCCGTTACGGCGGCCGTTACGAGCTCGAGGGCGGGGCCGAAGTGTTGAGCCTTCCCGCCGACGGCGTGTCCGAGCGCAACGAGCGCGAGGCGCTGCGGAAAGAATTGGACGAGGCGCGCAAGCAGGGCGAAGCCTACGCGCGCGAGCTCGCGCAGGTCTACACGCAGGAAGCGGTGGCCGGCGGCGTGCCTTCCACCGTTCCCCCTCCGCACCCCTCGGAGCCGGCCGCCGAGCGGCTGGCCGCCCTGAGCCGCTTTTCCGCCGGCGTCGCGGCCGAGCTTCGATCCATCTTGTCGCCGGCCGCGCGCCAGCTCCCGGTGCGTCCCGCGCGCTCGTCGCAGCCGCAGCTGGGGCAAGTCGTCGGGCAGAGCTCTTCCTCCATTGCGCTCGCAGAGAACCCCGAGGAGCGCTGGGAGGTCGTGCGGCGTGCGTTGGTGCGGGCGCAGGACTTCGTCGGAGGCCTCGCGCACCTCGGTGAGTTGGACAGCGAAGAGCCGCACACGGATGTCGATCTGGTGGAGACCGCGCGCTCCGTCGTGTCGGCGCTTTCCGGTCGCGCAGATCGATCGGGCGTGCTTCTCCACGTGAGCACGCGCCTCGAGGGCATCGCGGCCCCGGTTTCGCACGAGCGCGGTCGCGTGCTGGCAACGGATCCGCAAGCGGGTCTCGTGGATGCGAAAGACAGCGAGCGCGCGCCCGTTTCCGAGCGCAGTCGTGGCGAAGAGCTTCCGGTGCGCTCCGCACCCCGCGCCCTGTCGGTGCTGCTCCGCGAGCTCGTGGGCCAGGCCATCGCCTCGTCGCCCCGCGGTGCAAGTGTGACCATTACCATCACGAACGCCGAAGCCGACGGACCGCGCATCTGCGTCGAAGATGCAGGTGCCCCGCTCCCCGCCTCCGCGCGTCGCTCGTTCGTTGGGCTCGACATCGAACCGGGCACGCACGGCCGTGCGACCAGCGTGCCCCTTTACGTGGCGAACGAGATAGCCGGTTGGTTGGGCGTCTCCCTGGAGCTTGCCGATGCCGAAGCCGGCGGATTGCGCATCATCGTCACTTTTCCGAGGGGAACGCTAGCGCGCTGA
- a CDS encoding type II toxin-antitoxin system Phd/YefM family antitoxin, translating into MALLARQEWQLQQAKAEFSKVLERSQTEGPQIVTKHGVAAAVILSVRDYEALRQKKRSFKAFLRSAPSELGELDLRRDPGGDRDVDL; encoded by the coding sequence ATGGCATTGCTCGCGCGACAAGAATGGCAGCTGCAGCAGGCCAAGGCCGAGTTCAGCAAGGTCTTGGAGCGCAGCCAGACCGAAGGCCCTCAGATCGTGACGAAGCACGGCGTCGCCGCAGCCGTCATTCTGAGCGTGCGCGATTACGAAGCGCTTCGGCAGAAGAAAAGGTCCTTCAAGGCGTTCCTTCGCTCCGCCCCTTCGGAGCTGGGCGAGTTGGATCTCCGTAGAGATCCCGGCGGCGATCGCGACGTCGATCTATGA
- a CDS encoding TerB family tellurite resistance protein — protein MHEEDLAIIKALVPVAWADDVFAEKEEATLEALLVAFNATDEERTQVLEYAKEKKTLDDIELQELSADDRRILLQHAVLLSYVDGEQGEAERQFLVKLVEKLKIPSDEAQGLMDFASERAKKLLGQL, from the coding sequence ATGCACGAGGAAGATCTGGCCATCATCAAAGCACTGGTCCCGGTGGCGTGGGCGGACGACGTATTTGCCGAGAAAGAAGAAGCCACACTGGAAGCACTGCTGGTCGCCTTCAACGCGACGGACGAAGAACGAACACAGGTTCTCGAATACGCCAAAGAAAAGAAGACCCTCGACGATATCGAGCTTCAAGAGCTATCGGCCGACGATCGACGAATCCTCCTCCAACATGCGGTTTTGCTGTCCTACGTCGACGGCGAACAGGGCGAAGCCGAACGCCAATTTCTCGTCAAATTGGTGGAGAAATTGAAAATCCCGTCGGACGAGGCGCAAGGCTTGATGGATTTCGCTTCCGAGCGCGCCAAAAAGCTATTGGGCCAGCTTTAG
- a CDS encoding Fic family protein produces MEERTQLLEERLQKADADFQLAYRENLDMSWIYHDSALEGVVYTFQELKTAIDPNAAITADSGMQPVCEEIRRHREALHFIRDYAVRRRLPITVDVVKKIYVTLHPEEGDVKTVRYRKDIPQHRLYFHEYAPPDKINYKVRQVIDWVNDPETRRTRTGVRVAARAHYDLLRVFPFQLDSGKVARLFMNLLLLRSGYPPSIVHSTERQRYYEALKGSSQTMTSIVQEAIENNLASVEKLLDGYESRNVRPTG; encoded by the coding sequence GTGGAAGAACGCACCCAACTGCTAGAAGAACGGCTGCAGAAGGCGGATGCGGACTTCCAACTGGCTTATCGGGAAAACCTCGACATGTCGTGGATCTACCACGACAGTGCGCTCGAGGGGGTGGTCTACACCTTCCAAGAGCTGAAGACGGCCATCGACCCGAATGCGGCCATCACGGCCGACTCGGGGATGCAGCCGGTCTGCGAGGAGATTCGCCGGCATCGCGAGGCGCTGCATTTCATTCGCGATTATGCGGTTCGCCGCCGTCTGCCCATCACGGTCGACGTCGTAAAGAAAATCTACGTCACCCTCCATCCTGAGGAAGGGGACGTAAAAACGGTGCGTTACCGGAAGGACATTCCGCAGCACCGTCTCTATTTCCATGAGTATGCGCCGCCCGATAAGATCAATTACAAAGTGCGGCAAGTGATCGATTGGGTGAACGACCCGGAAACGCGGCGCACCCGAACCGGCGTGCGCGTGGCAGCTCGCGCGCATTACGATCTTTTGCGCGTCTTTCCCTTCCAGCTCGACAGCGGAAAGGTGGCGCGTCTGTTCATGAACTTGCTCCTTCTCCGGAGCGGTTATCCGCCTTCCATCGTCCACTCGACCGAACGCCAGCGGTATTACGAGGCGCTCAAAGGCTCGAGCCAGACGATGACCTCCATCGTCCAAGAAGCCATCGAGAACAACCTCGCTTCGGTCGAGAAACTGCTCGACGGTTACGAGAGTCGGAACGTTCGTCCGACAGGCTGA
- the recN gene encoding DNA repair protein RecN: MLVQLQVRNLVLIENLVLELRGGFNVLTGETGAGKSMIIDALSLVLGGRARADLIRAGAREAEVEALFEIPAGSRVLAKLEAAGIPFDGTTGGGVALVVRRLLQSEGGESLRTRAYVNGRLCTAAQLAELAPDLCDIASQHESVSLTDPATHVEYLDAFGKLDAARDALAEEVDALAAVVKELEAVRESERGRAEREDFLAFQLRELDELSPEAGEETSLDQERARLRHAERLTQATAKTAERLYEGEGAICDELGRLAADVDGAASLDGSLAPLARQIESARSELADAARALARYAEGVEVNPQRLAEVEERLFRLQKLLRKHGPTTTELLAHRDTLRRELDGLEGSSARATELESARDARLGKASSRARTLSQKRRQAAEKLADAVGRELAQLGMGRARVVVEVAPIATGSAEAALQIDGARLTRSGIDRVEFLIAPNKGEEPRPMRRIASGGELSRALLALKRVLAEKGPAGLYVFDEVDAGVGGAIAEVIGRSIADVARHRQVLCITHLPQIAALADGHHVVGKSEVKGRTLTTVRPLSEKERIEEVARMIGGVKVGEAARRAAEEMLAARK, encoded by the coding sequence ATGTTGGTTCAACTCCAGGTTCGAAACCTCGTTCTTATCGAAAATCTCGTGCTAGAGCTTCGCGGCGGTTTCAACGTCCTGACCGGTGAGACGGGCGCCGGTAAGTCGATGATCATCGACGCTTTGTCCCTGGTTTTGGGCGGTCGGGCTCGTGCCGACCTCATCCGTGCAGGCGCCCGAGAGGCCGAAGTCGAGGCGCTCTTCGAGATTCCTGCAGGATCCCGAGTGCTTGCCAAGCTGGAAGCGGCCGGGATCCCATTCGATGGTACCACGGGTGGGGGCGTCGCCTTGGTGGTGAGGCGGCTTCTGCAGTCGGAAGGGGGCGAGAGCCTTCGGACCCGGGCCTATGTGAACGGGCGCCTCTGCACCGCGGCCCAGCTCGCGGAATTGGCACCGGACCTTTGCGATATCGCCTCGCAGCACGAGAGCGTGAGCCTGACGGATCCGGCCACCCATGTGGAGTACCTGGACGCGTTTGGCAAGCTGGACGCCGCTCGGGATGCGCTTGCCGAGGAGGTGGATGCCCTTGCCGCCGTGGTGAAGGAGCTCGAGGCGGTCCGCGAGTCCGAGCGGGGGCGGGCGGAGCGGGAGGACTTCCTCGCGTTCCAGTTGCGCGAGCTCGACGAGCTTTCGCCCGAGGCGGGGGAGGAGACTTCGCTCGACCAAGAGCGTGCGCGCCTTCGCCATGCCGAGCGCCTCACACAGGCGACGGCCAAAACCGCCGAGCGGCTCTACGAAGGGGAGGGCGCCATCTGCGACGAGCTCGGGCGGCTCGCGGCGGACGTCGACGGTGCGGCGTCGCTCGATGGGTCGCTTGCACCGCTGGCCCGCCAGATCGAGTCGGCGCGCTCGGAGCTGGCCGATGCGGCCCGCGCGCTGGCACGCTACGCCGAGGGCGTCGAGGTCAATCCGCAGCGCTTGGCCGAGGTCGAGGAGCGGCTCTTTCGCTTGCAAAAGCTTTTGCGCAAACATGGGCCCACGACGACGGAGCTTCTGGCCCATCGCGATACGTTGCGCCGTGAGCTCGATGGGCTCGAAGGCTCCAGCGCCCGCGCCACGGAGCTGGAGTCGGCCCGGGATGCGCGCCTCGGCAAGGCTTCGTCGCGGGCGCGCACGCTCTCGCAGAAACGGCGTCAGGCCGCGGAAAAGCTGGCCGATGCCGTGGGGCGTGAGCTTGCGCAACTCGGCATGGGGCGCGCGCGCGTGGTCGTCGAGGTGGCGCCCATCGCCACCGGCTCCGCCGAGGCGGCGCTGCAAATCGACGGCGCGCGTCTCACGCGCAGCGGAATCGATCGCGTCGAGTTCCTCATTGCGCCCAACAAGGGCGAGGAACCGCGCCCGATGCGCCGCATCGCCAGCGGCGGTGAACTCTCCCGCGCGCTCCTCGCATTGAAGCGGGTCCTCGCCGAGAAAGGCCCCGCGGGCCTCTACGTCTTCGACGAAGTGGACGCGGGCGTTGGCGGTGCGATCGCGGAGGTCATCGGCCGATCCATCGCCGACGTGGCGCGCCACCGCCAGGTGCTCTGCATCACGCACCTGCCGCAAATCGCGGCCCTCGCCGATGGACACCACGTCGTCGGCAAGAGCGAAGTCAAAGGCCGCACCCTCACCACGGTGCGCCCCTTGAGCGAGAAGGAGCGCATCGAGGAGGTGGCCCGCATGATCGGCGGCGTCAAAGTCGGCGAGGCCGCCCGCCGCGCCGCCGAGGAAATGCTCGCCGCGCGCAAATAG
- a CDS encoding flippase-like domain-containing protein, with product MHTDTHVKSAGISRKWLRPVVAIVGYAVIAYLAFRAMDRTRMAEGFALLRPQHLVLLLGIALLHIAGRAFRYHRLLLRARPHATYRWADGFLIFLIGLSTSAVTPARVGDLVKAKLVRPFGIGTSSGVGLVMIERVLDLLVMCLTIVGMGMVLSDRPASGAWSRTAALLLVVLILGPVAIGHHPIRGWGIRVAARALRAVRPSLASKVETTSGELFGVWDTVFASPATFAVYVASSCAVWALDFCKLWLVVRMLGGQASLAVCFFIYPVSLLAGVLTLLPFSEGVVGVTGVALLSSIGQVDSSTAILAVAFDRSVSSIPPLVLAGAFALASRRRAQHGSLRE from the coding sequence ATGCACACCGACACCCATGTGAAATCGGCCGGCATATCCCGGAAATGGCTGCGCCCCGTTGTGGCCATCGTGGGCTATGCGGTCATTGCGTATTTGGCATTCCGTGCCATGGATCGCACTCGCATGGCCGAGGGCTTCGCGCTCTTGCGCCCGCAGCATCTGGTGCTCCTTCTCGGCATAGCCCTTCTGCACATTGCGGGACGAGCGTTTCGTTACCATCGTCTATTGCTGCGAGCCCGACCCCATGCGACGTACCGGTGGGCCGACGGATTTTTGATTTTTCTCATTGGACTGAGCACATCAGCGGTTACACCGGCTCGCGTGGGCGATCTCGTCAAAGCCAAGTTGGTGCGGCCCTTCGGCATCGGAACCAGCTCCGGAGTCGGCTTGGTGATGATCGAGCGCGTGCTCGACCTGCTCGTCATGTGCCTCACCATCGTCGGCATGGGCATGGTTCTTTCGGATCGACCGGCAAGCGGAGCCTGGTCGCGGACGGCCGCGTTGCTGCTCGTGGTGTTGATCCTCGGGCCAGTGGCCATCGGTCACCACCCGATCCGAGGGTGGGGGATCCGCGTCGCGGCACGGGCGCTTCGCGCGGTGCGGCCATCGCTCGCCTCGAAGGTCGAAACGACGTCCGGCGAGCTCTTTGGCGTTTGGGATACGGTATTTGCGTCGCCGGCGACGTTTGCGGTGTATGTCGCCTCGTCCTGCGCGGTATGGGCCCTGGATTTTTGCAAGCTCTGGCTCGTCGTGCGAATGCTGGGTGGGCAAGCCTCGCTCGCGGTTTGCTTCTTCATCTACCCGGTGTCGCTCCTCGCCGGCGTCCTGACGCTCCTTCCGTTTTCAGAAGGCGTCGTGGGGGTCACCGGTGTGGCGCTTCTTTCTTCGATCGGGCAAGTGGACAGCTCCACGGCGATCCTCGCCGTCGCCTTTGATCGGAGCGTGTCGAGCATTCCTCCATTGGTGCTCGCAGGCGCATTTGCCTTGGCGTCCCGCCGGCGGGCCCAACACGGGAGCCTGCGCGAATGA
- the accC gene encoding acetyl-CoA carboxylase biotin carboxylase subunit gives MFKRILIANRGEIAIRIMRACRELGIETVAVYSEADERALHVRFADRAVCIGPGPATKSYLHVPAIISAAEITAAEAIHPGYGFLSENAEFARLCKKCGVTFIGPSPEAMRAWGDKVTARSNAVRFGLPLLQGSEVLRDAKHAIEEAKRVGFPVILKASGGGGGRGMRIVRSESEVEAAFASARHEAETGFKNPDVYLEKFMERPRHIEFQVLADQHGGVWVLGERECSMQRRHQKVIEEAPSPAMTPEKRTEVAEVIRKAILETGYRSLGTLEFIMDEQGNLSFLEMNTRVQVEHPVTEAITGLDLVQLQIRAAAGEKLDLPDTRDWPLRGHAIECRVNAEDPRTFAPWPGLITEYYPPGGTGVRVDSGVYGGWRVPAHYDSLLAKLIVHAPTRAEAIERMRHALDEFIVGGIRTNIELHKRLLNDREMIDGTMTTRTIERLLAEG, from the coding sequence ATGTTCAAGCGCATTCTCATCGCCAACCGCGGCGAAATCGCGATCCGCATCATGCGCGCTTGCCGCGAGCTGGGGATCGAAACGGTGGCCGTGTACTCCGAGGCCGACGAGCGCGCGCTGCACGTGCGCTTCGCCGATCGCGCGGTGTGCATCGGCCCCGGCCCGGCGACGAAAAGCTACCTGCACGTCCCTGCGATCATCAGCGCCGCGGAGATCACGGCGGCCGAAGCCATCCACCCAGGTTATGGCTTCCTGTCGGAGAATGCCGAGTTCGCGCGCCTCTGCAAGAAGTGCGGCGTGACCTTCATCGGCCCCTCCCCGGAGGCCATGCGCGCCTGGGGCGACAAGGTCACCGCCCGCTCCAATGCGGTGCGTTTCGGCCTGCCGCTCCTCCAGGGCAGCGAGGTGCTGCGCGACGCGAAGCACGCGATTGAGGAGGCCAAGCGGGTCGGCTTCCCGGTCATCCTCAAGGCATCGGGCGGCGGCGGCGGGCGCGGCATGCGCATCGTCCGCAGCGAGTCCGAGGTCGAAGCGGCCTTCGCCAGCGCGCGCCACGAGGCGGAGACGGGGTTCAAGAACCCCGACGTGTACCTCGAGAAGTTCATGGAGCGGCCGCGCCACATCGAGTTCCAGGTGCTGGCCGACCAACACGGCGGCGTCTGGGTCCTGGGCGAGCGCGAATGCTCCATGCAGCGCCGCCACCAGAAGGTCATCGAGGAGGCCCCCTCCCCCGCGATGACACCGGAGAAGCGCACCGAGGTGGCGGAGGTCATCCGCAAGGCCATCCTCGAAACCGGGTACCGCTCGCTGGGCACCCTGGAGTTCATCATGGATGAGCAGGGCAACCTCTCGTTCCTCGAGATGAACACACGCGTTCAAGTCGAGCACCCGGTCACCGAGGCCATCACGGGCTTGGACCTGGTGCAGCTGCAGATCCGCGCCGCCGCCGGCGAAAAGCTGGATCTGCCGGACACGCGCGACTGGCCGCTGCGCGGGCACGCCATCGAGTGCCGCGTCAACGCCGAGGATCCGCGTACCTTCGCGCCCTGGCCGGGGCTCATCACCGAGTACTACCCGCCGGGCGGCACCGGCGTGCGGGTCGACTCGGGCGTCTACGGCGGCTGGCGCGTCCCGGCACACTACGACTCGCTGCTGGCCAAGTTGATCGTCCACGCGCCCACCCGCGCGGAGGCGATCGAGCGCATGCGCCACGCGCTCGACGAGTTCATCGTCGGTGGCATCCGCACCAACATCGAGCTTCACAAGCGTCTCCTGAACGACCGCGAGATGATCGACGGGACGATGACGACGCGGACGATCGAGCGCCTCCTGGCCGAAGGCTGA
- a CDS encoding 3-dehydroquinate dehydratase: MPRGKPGKPGKSGSSTLRILSISGPNLQLLGTREPEIYGTETLADIHTRLDARARELGCSFVGRQTNHEGDIVTWIGESPGHFDGILLNPGAYTHTSIAIYDALRATGIPCVEVHLSNPDARESFRRRSRVAPACLGRVAGFGGESYLLALAGLVTSLKIWSNDGGRSK, translated from the coding sequence ATGCCACGAGGCAAACCAGGCAAGCCAGGCAAGAGCGGCTCGAGCACCTTGCGCATTCTGTCCATCTCGGGCCCGAATCTCCAATTGCTCGGCACGCGGGAGCCGGAGATCTATGGGACGGAGACCCTCGCCGACATCCATACGCGCCTCGATGCCCGCGCACGCGAGCTCGGGTGCAGCTTCGTCGGGCGCCAAACCAACCACGAAGGCGACATCGTGACGTGGATTGGCGAGTCCCCCGGTCATTTTGACGGCATCCTGCTCAACCCCGGAGCCTACACGCACACGTCGATTGCCATTTACGACGCACTGCGCGCCACGGGCATCCCGTGCGTCGAGGTCCATCTCTCCAACCCCGACGCGCGTGAAAGCTTTCGCAGGCGTTCGCGCGTCGCGCCGGCTTGTCTCGGCCGAGTGGCCGGGTTTGGAGGGGAAAGCTACCTGCTGGCGCTCGCGGGCCTGGTCACTTCGTTGAAAATATGGTCCAACGACGGCGGGAGGTCCAAGTGA
- a CDS encoding type II toxin-antitoxin system VapC family toxin, which yields MSYLLDTCAISELAAPKPNPGFVAWLDDQPDEALFLSVLTVGELIRGVELLGPGPKRRNLERWLAELRTSYRDRLLPVDEAVAALWGIYSARAKESGNALHAVDGLLAATAVRSALSVVTRNTRDFRSVGVTVIDPWT from the coding sequence ATGAGCTACCTGCTCGACACGTGCGCCATCTCGGAGCTGGCGGCGCCGAAGCCCAATCCGGGGTTCGTGGCTTGGCTGGACGATCAGCCCGACGAGGCGTTGTTTCTCAGCGTGCTCACAGTGGGCGAGTTGATTCGGGGCGTGGAGCTTCTTGGCCCAGGGCCGAAGCGACGAAACTTGGAACGATGGCTCGCAGAGCTTCGCACGTCGTACCGCGACCGGCTTTTGCCCGTGGACGAAGCGGTGGCGGCTCTCTGGGGCATTTACAGCGCGCGTGCGAAAGAATCGGGCAACGCGCTGCACGCGGTGGACGGCCTGCTCGCCGCCACCGCCGTTCGCAGCGCGCTGAGCGTGGTGACCCGCAACACGCGCGATTTCCGCAGCGTCGGGGTCACCGTCATCGATCCCTGGACGTAA
- a CDS encoding response regulator: protein MRILIVEDSDSVSKMIEALVKGRGHEVQTAASGPRALELAITTEPDLVLLDLHLSGSYDGFEVCRRLRADARTEAVPIVIISALDDSESKQRALETGANAYYTKPFSPMALLKEIEGFQSRIG, encoded by the coding sequence ATGCGTATCCTCATCGTGGAAGATTCGGATTCCGTCAGCAAAATGATCGAAGCCCTCGTCAAAGGGCGCGGCCACGAGGTGCAAACGGCGGCCTCGGGCCCGCGTGCGCTCGAATTGGCCATTACCACCGAGCCAGATCTCGTCCTGCTCGATCTGCATCTTTCCGGCTCGTACGACGGCTTCGAAGTGTGCCGCCGCCTCCGCGCCGATGCGCGTACGGAGGCGGTTCCCATCGTCATCATCAGCGCCTTGGACGACAGCGAATCGAAACAGCGCGCCCTGGAAACCGGCGCAAACGCATATTACACGAAGCCTTTCAGCCCCATGGCGCTGCTCAAAGAGATTGAAGGCTTCCAGTCTCGAATTGGTTAG
- the accB gene encoding acetyl-CoA carboxylase biotin carboxyl carrier protein — MTVDIDKLRELLDVLNEKDIAEFEHEDEKVRLRIVRGHVVSPTAYAVAAPVASPATLASASPVPAKAGDAASSEATGDTVDITSPFVGTFYRAPSPEAPAFVEKGSVVRPGQTLCIVEAMKLMNEIEADCSGTVVEIFVQSGKAVEFGQKLFRIQKA; from the coding sequence GTGACTGTGGATATCGATAAGCTGCGCGAGCTGCTCGACGTACTGAACGAAAAAGACATCGCCGAGTTCGAGCACGAGGACGAAAAGGTCCGCCTGCGCATCGTGCGTGGTCACGTGGTGTCGCCGACGGCCTACGCCGTGGCCGCGCCGGTTGCCTCGCCCGCGACGCTCGCATCGGCCTCTCCTGTGCCTGCCAAGGCCGGGGACGCCGCATCGTCCGAGGCCACGGGCGACACCGTCGACATCACGAGCCCCTTCGTCGGCACGTTCTACCGCGCCCCAAGCCCGGAGGCGCCTGCCTTCGTCGAAAAAGGCTCCGTCGTCCGCCCCGGACAGACGCTCTGCATCGTCGAAGCGATGAAGCTCATGAACGAGATCGAAGCCGACTGCTCCGGCACCGTCGTCGAGATCTTCGTGCAGAGCGGCAAGGCCGTCGAGTTCGGGCAGAAGCTTTTCCGCATTCAGAAGGCCTGA